The segment GATTTTGATTATCCGCCTGTAACTATTGATGACGTCTACAAAGAAGTTTTGGAACAAGCTGAAAATTTTAAGAAGTATTCAGAATAACAACTTAAAAGGACGCATAGCTTACGCAAGCAATGTTTTCGTCTATACAAAAACACTTTTTGCGTTGCAAAATGCTTGTTGGGGAGTGCCCCAAACCCCTTTGTTCTGCATTTTTCAATGCAGGCTACGCATCCCGATGGGACGCTTTTTACCCGGTGATGTTCTCCGGGTCGTTGAGGACTTGCATAAGGTGTGATGCCGCTTCTGCCAAAGAAGCGTACTTCATCTGTTCCGGCACCGGCGCATCCAGAAGCGCAGCACCCCATTTCTGCATACATTTCTTAAGATCCTTCTGCGCTAGTTGTGCAGCCTCCCGGCGAACCTCTGGGGATGTGTCCGTGTCCAGAACATAGGCAGCATGAAATCTGCCGTTGCAATCTTCCGTCAATTGCACCATGGAATTGTGGTCAATCCAGAAATGGCAGAACCAGAGTTTGCCCCCGATGTTCTCCATGTCATGGTGCAGTTCTTCTTCATCGCTCCATTGCGGCACTTCGGAAAGAATGCTCTGCAACTGCTCATACGCCTGCTGCTCGGCAGGGGTTACTTTCTTGCATCGGTATTCCCGCTGGATGGTGCGTTGCCAGTACAACGCCAGCTTGCCCTGCTTTGCGCGCTCGGTTGCATCCTGAATATCCACTAAAATACTGTACTGCGGTTCTCTCATTTCTGCACCCCCGAATCAACTCTTTAGAAAGCAACACGCTCTATAAGAATGATTATAGCCGAAAGGAATGCAAAAGAAAAGCGTACCGGCTAAATCCCCGCCGATACGCTTGCAAAGTTTGTGATTTTATTCCTCGTTTGTGAGATAAGGGAGATTGCCGATATAGGTGTCCAGCAGATCGAGTGCCGCCTTTTTCTGGATGGGGGTCAAACCTTCTAGCCGCTTGCAAATTTCATCGTCGGTCACATGAGATGCGCTGGGAACCAGATCGCACAGCAGTGTGTCTGCGGAAATATTCAGAGCATTCAGAAGTTTAACAATGGTGGCAAGACCGGGTTCCTTTAAGCCGCGCTCTACCATGCCGATATAGTTGGAAGAAAG is part of the Faecalibacterium sp. HTF-F genome and harbors:
- a CDS encoding helix-turn-helix domain-containing protein; this translates as MKELFGQRLREQRIQHGLTLEQLAEKSELSSNYIGMVERGLKEPGLATIVKLLNALNISADTLLCDLVPSASHVTDDEICKRLEGLTPIQKKAALDLLDTYIGNLPYLTNEE